In the genome of Scatophagus argus isolate fScaArg1 chromosome 20, fScaArg1.pri, whole genome shotgun sequence, the window CTATTTATATATTCCCCTTGGTTTCAAAAAACTTCATTAACCGTGGTATCTGAAATGATCACGCTGTGTTTTCCAAGTaaaatgaacagtgaaatgTTCAGAAATGATGCAGATCAGGATAGCTGTGAGCTGGTTTTGCTGTTCAGTTGTCCTTGCAGGATTTGTGATTTTCCTCATAGCTACTCAATCAGGTGCTTCAACTTGAGGCGGTTGTTGTTAAAGTCTTCTTTCACTTCTTAAATACTGATGTGGTTTGCTGTACATCTGATGTTTTGTGACCAAACTACTTGTTTGTAATGCACACACTACCTTATTACCTACTTTTTTACTTATTACCTCCCTTTCACTTGCCCTTCATGTTGTTTCTTGAAACCGAATGTTAGATCACGTCTGCCCTCTTTTTTCCACCTCATTaattcctctccttctttctctaGTCTCCTTGACTCTTGATGACCTGTACTGGTGATTAGCCCCACACGGTCATCTGTCAATATGCAAGGATTCTACTCCAAGCTCGACTCTTCCCCTTCCTCGTCCCCTTTATTGGGCCTCGGGCGAGAAGGCGTCCCTGTACCCCTCAGCCTGGCTGTGGAGGCGGAGAAAGCTCAGGCCCTCCTACAGACATTCAGCTCCGCTTCTCTGCTGGCGTCCGCAGGACTCGGCATGTTCTGTGTGGTGGCTGACCACGCTCTCCAGCTCTCTGTCATCCAGAACCACCTGTGGATGCGTGCTGCCTTGGACAATGCCACGCATGGATTGGTAGGGCTGTGGTCGTGGGCAGTTGTTATTGGACTAAGGAAAAAGAGTGATCTGTATGAAGTGCTGCTGGCTGGTCTTCTAGCATCAATCATAGACCTTGACCACTTCTATATGGCTGGATCCCTGTCACTCAAGGTAAGACCTGCATTCTTACAGAACCCTTTTCTTAACATATTTTGTAAGTCTggaagcaaattaaaaataaaaatgaaaaagttgaAAACCATTATGACATTCTGATGCAGATCTTCAAGTGCATCTTTACAATCagagatgaataaataataaatgttacaCATCAAAGAAACTGTGACCAAAGTGAAGATGATAAGTTTTATGGTGCAGCAGTATTATGCTTTTTCTCAGCTTGGCAGAAAACTTTGATGTACGAGTACAGAATTGATATTTGGAAGAAAATGGAGTTGTATAACTAGCAATCCTGTGAAGGGATAATAGGCTTGAATATATAAGTGATTACATGGGAAATTGTTCATTGTCTGTTGAGCTGCAGAAACCCAATAGAACCCACCGAAATCCTGCAGAACTCCTACAGCAAAGCGCTTGAAGAATTAATTTGTAAATTGTGGAAAGATATTCTGCTGAAAAATACTTAGTGCGatttccctctttcctttcagGCTGCTGTCTCACTCCCCCAGCGTCCCCCTCTACACTGTTCTTCTCTCATCCCCGTCTTCTGCCTCTCCCTTCGCTTCCTCATGTGGATCGGACGCCTGAAAGATGCTTGGTGCTCCTTGCCGTGGATGCTTTTCATTTCCATGGCGACGCACCACGTCCGGGATGCTGTGCGACACGGCCTGTGGGTGTGTCCATTCGGCAACACGGCGCCGCTCCCCTACTGGCTGTACGTCAGCACCACGGCCACGCTTCCTCATCTGTGTTCAGTGCTCATGTATCTGACGGGCACCAGGGATGTTATCTCCACAAAACACGGCGTGGCCATCGACGTTTAGACGCCGCTGACCTGCCAACTACATCTAATGCTgatctgggaaaaaaaaataataatacttgAAATTTGAGGCAGTAGAGCAGTGTGGCACTTGAAAGATTATGCTGAAAGAGCAATTTaaaccatgttttattttcagctaaAGTAAAGACAAATATTGGCTAAGAATCATGCTTCTTTTCCTGACGCTGTATGATAAATGGAAAGCAAAAGCGTACAGTTTCCATGGATGGAGGACAAATTTGCTTTTCGAAAGAGGAAGCTTCCTCTATGAATGCCAATcatggatttgtttttctggtgtTCTGGAAATACATCAGAATCCTGTTCACTTATCTGAAGTAACTATTAACTGCATTAAGTGTTAAGGGAGTGACCCTTTAAAGCTTTGGCATATCATTTTACAGAGGACTGCCTGCTCCGTGTTGATCTATTCACACCCTTTTAAGAAACAATCACACAAGTGGTCACATCATTGCTTGGCCCCTGAACTATCACTATACGTCCTCGTCCTGAGAACACTTGAGGAACAGTCAACCAAAGGTCAACCACACGCCGTGTAACACAGGCATATTAGTGTCACTTTCACCATCAGTGTATCCAACAATGATCCACCACTTTCATGCCACTGTGCTTTTGAAATAGCTCCATCTGCCATTGTTGtgaaatttaatgatttatacATTCATTTTGGAGTGTGTTTTGAATCACTGCCACATTCCACATACTGCTCAGCTGTCACCTCTCTGGCATTTAGCAGATTCTCACTTTGCTGCTGGGAGGAGCCTTATTGaccagtcaaaaaaaaaaaaaaaacacttttcttatAGAAGCCACTTCTTGCAAATCAGAGCTTTCAGTGTCACACAGGTCAACTGTGGTGATCGATCAggattttgtgtctgtgtgacctGGTGGGGTTCGTTTATAAAATTTACAGCATCTTGAGATGGCACTGGCAACAGTGTACCCACAGTAAAACCTGGCTTAGCTGTTTGGATTagctgctcagacacacacgTTTAGTTATTCCAAATGGGTCAGTTCTGGTGGTTGAAAATGAACCAACCTGGGAAGTATTCCAGCTGAAGGAGATACTGGTCTTAAGATGCTGCACATTTCAGCTTCCTACTGATttacacatgacaaaaaaaaaaaactgcttttattttcacagtctcTGACAGGAAAGTCCATTACAGAGTACACATTTACAGGTTTGGGTCAGTTGCCGCAAAAGCAACAGATGAAATCAGaggtgattttgtgttttaatgtcaaTTTTAGGTGTATGGTATTTTGCACAAAGCATGTAAAGAAAATAAGGGAACTCGAAAGATgctgaatttttattttggaaCACTTAAACATTCAAGAAATTGATTTGTTCACTATTGTGTTTATTGCCAGTAATATCTTAATCTAACTTATTGATATTCACTGAAatataacaggaaaaaatgtaatcGCTGCATTAACTTGCTGTAAATTGCtccacttcagtgtttttgttaagCTAATGACTAATAATGTACATTCTACTTGCTGAGATTCCCAGTTTCATTACAGTAGAAGAACATGAATTCTTTATTTGAGCTATCCATCATTGGTGACAATTATTATCCACTCACTGAGACACAACTCATTGAGAGGAAGGAAGTCATCACATTGTTTTACATGTAGACACATCAAACATATTTATTCCATAACATTACTATTCGTTATATTTGAAATGATACATTATAATATGCTGTAATAGAGTGGATAGTGGATTTAATGTTTAAGTGGTTTTAGGACCTCACTGTAGTAATTTGAATGTAATGATACTCTTGATGGTGACGGGGGCTGGGacagattttaatttaatcacaATGATCATGTATGAGCCACAACAAATGTTAATTTCTACCCGAGTGcgatatttgtatttttttcttgtgaagcTGTTAGTGATGTTGTTTGTAGTGATGCTTGTTGTCCACTAGGTTGCGGCAGTGAGCTATGGGGATTCACAGTGTGTTAATTTGGTACTTATCAGGTCCCAAAGTTTGAGAATTGCAAAGTGtgttatagaaaaaaaaatgtctgatatTTTCACTTGCTagggtgttttgttttgttgctatTGCACTTTCTTCAGTATTTTAATTAGTTAGGAAATGTGGATTGGAAGCAAGGATAGGAAACACTGTACGACCGCTCTGATTTAGCAGGTTACACAATGACTGTCCCATTTTAGTTGTCATGTTCAGTGAAACATCATCTCATTATCTTATTCAATGCTgcttatgttttatgtgtgacCTTCATTAATGCAATATTATGTTGAATTTTGCACataagtttttttctttatgtttgaattatgttttgttttatgttttttatgacATAGTTTTGATTTCATTAATAAGAAAGCATAGACAGTGACAAGATCGttttaatgtgtacattttatctaaaatatatcatgtatgtatatattctgtgtttgtgcatcaaTACATGTTGGATATTTGCTCATGTAAATGGTGCAGGATTTCCTCAGGTATGCTGCAAATGGAGTGCATTCAAaggtgagaaaaggaaaagaatgacTGGTGAACATCAAGATTTGGGTTTGCTTCCAGCTGTACAGAATCACCTCACCATTATATCCTGACGATAAGCAATGGGAGAGATTGCTTACTTATAGTACGAGAATATGCTTCTTAGTACGGTCTTTGAGATCATTTGTTGTCTGGGGCTGCAGAAGAATGTCAGGGACCGTGCAGAGAATTTAAAATAagttatttctattttctttaaTTAGTTTACCTTATGAATGTGTGTTGATACTGTAGGTTGGTAGCTCTGTAGAGCCTAGAGGTtagaacaacaaaataaaaaaataaaaaatcatccagttacaaatgaaaagttgaaatcaagcaataaaaacacacccaGACTCAGCTCTATGCTGATATTACTGCGTTAGTTTGCTGACTTTGTGGTTCCTCACTAACCTGATTATGCTAATGCCCTATGATTTAGCATGTCACTGACACAGCAGGTAAAATAAGTATTGAACACATTACCATTTTTTCTCAGTAAATATATTTCTAAAGATGCTACTGACACaaaaatttcacatttagtTCTTTCTGACCAAACTATATTCTCAGTATTTCACAGGCTTGTCTAAATGTTGTGCAGCAAATTTTAAAAGAGCTTAAAAATCTTCTGAtaactccctccctcctcctttgtCAGAAAGCTTGTGGAGTATCTGGCCATGGGCAGTTTATGGTGAAATGATGCTTTTTGCACTTTCAGATTATGGCCCCAACAGTGCTCAGTGGAACATTCAGCAGT includes:
- the tmem267 gene encoding transmembrane protein 267 — encoded protein: MQGFYSKLDSSPSSSPLLGLGREGVPVPLSLAVEAEKAQALLQTFSSASLLASAGLGMFCVVADHALQLSVIQNHLWMRAALDNATHGLVGLWSWAVVIGLRKKSDLYEVLLAGLLASIIDLDHFYMAGSLSLKAAVSLPQRPPLHCSSLIPVFCLSLRFLMWIGRLKDAWCSLPWMLFISMATHHVRDAVRHGLWVCPFGNTAPLPYWLYVSTTATLPHLCSVLMYLTGTRDVISTKHGVAIDV